One genomic window of Streptomyces sp. NBC_01498 includes the following:
- a CDS encoding RNA 2'-phosphotransferase — MTGTHTPPGTGTPDERRTVKVSKYLSKHLRHQPERIGLTLDPNGWVTVDALLRATAAHNFPVTRAELDHVVAVNDKRRFTVEGGRIRANQGHTVEVDLDLPPAEPPAYLYHGTVARSLDAIRAEGLRPMNRHHVHLSPDRETATRVGARRGRPIVLPVDAGAMHRDGHVFRVSANGVWLADAVPPDYLRFGD; from the coding sequence ATGACCGGAACGCATACCCCACCGGGCACGGGAACGCCCGACGAACGGCGCACCGTCAAGGTGTCGAAGTACCTCTCGAAGCATCTGCGGCACCAGCCCGAGCGAATCGGGCTCACGCTCGACCCGAACGGCTGGGTGACGGTCGACGCGCTGCTCCGCGCCACGGCCGCCCACAACTTTCCCGTCACCCGCGCGGAACTCGACCATGTCGTGGCCGTCAACGACAAGCGGCGCTTCACCGTCGAGGGCGGCAGAATCCGCGCGAACCAGGGCCACACCGTCGAGGTGGACCTGGACCTGCCACCGGCCGAGCCGCCCGCGTACCTCTACCACGGCACGGTCGCCCGCAGCCTCGACGCGATCCGCGCCGAGGGCCTGCGCCCCATGAACCGCCACCACGTCCATCTCTCCCCGGACCGCGAGACGGCCACCCGCGTCGGCGCCCGCCGAGGCCGGCCGATCGTCCTCCCGGTGGACGCGGGCGCGATGCACCGCGACGGCCACGTCTTCCGCGTCAGCGCCAACGGCGTCTGGCTGGCCGACGCCGTCCCCCCGGACTACCTGCGCTTCGGCGACTGA
- a CDS encoding Cof-type HAD-IIB family hydrolase produces MTSPIESSLPARPRLIATDLDGTLLRDDKTVSERTVAALAAAEEAGIEVFFVTGRPARWMGVVSDHVHRHGLAICANGAVVVDLRAGGGVGEAVMVRGLDPDAALDVVQALRDAAPGTSFAVEKTTSFDHEPDYPPFVNDPGSHIAVAEKLLQEATDKDPVIKVLANHPTLAPDAFLTLARTAAGHLASFTRSSPTALLEISGLGVSKASTLALCCAERGISSDEVVAFGDMPNDVEMLAWAGSSYAMGNAHPDVIAAASGRTVANNEDGVAVIIEQLVARARDALQVPDTD; encoded by the coding sequence GTGACCTCCCCCATCGAATCCTCGCTGCCCGCCCGCCCCCGGCTGATCGCCACCGATCTCGACGGAACGCTGCTGCGCGACGACAAGACCGTCTCCGAGCGCACCGTCGCCGCGCTCGCCGCCGCCGAGGAGGCCGGGATCGAGGTCTTCTTCGTCACCGGGCGGCCGGCCCGCTGGATGGGGGTCGTCAGCGACCATGTGCACCGGCACGGCCTCGCCATCTGCGCCAACGGCGCCGTCGTGGTGGATCTGCGGGCCGGCGGGGGAGTCGGCGAGGCGGTGATGGTCCGCGGCCTGGACCCGGACGCCGCGCTCGATGTCGTCCAGGCGCTCCGGGACGCCGCTCCCGGCACGTCCTTCGCCGTCGAGAAGACGACGAGCTTCGACCACGAGCCCGACTACCCGCCCTTCGTGAACGACCCCGGCTCGCACATCGCCGTCGCCGAGAAGCTTCTCCAGGAGGCGACGGACAAGGATCCCGTCATCAAGGTGCTGGCGAACCACCCGACCCTGGCACCGGACGCCTTCCTCACCCTGGCCCGCACGGCCGCCGGACATCTCGCCTCCTTCACCCGCTCCAGCCCCACCGCGCTCCTGGAGATCAGCGGCCTCGGCGTGAGCAAGGCGAGCACCCTCGCGCTCTGCTGCGCCGAGCGGGGCATCTCCTCCGACGAGGTCGTCGCGTTCGGCGACATGCCGAACGACGTGGAGATGCTGGCATGGGCCGGTTCGTCGTACGCGATGGGCAACGCCCACCCGGACGTGATCGCGGCGGCGTCCGGCCGCACCGTCGCCAACAACGAGGACGGGGTCGCCGTGATCATCGAACAGCTGGTGGCACGGGCGCGGGACGCCCTCCAGGTGCCGGACACCGACTGA
- a CDS encoding MerR family transcriptional regulator produces MSENAGTSGARGTTGATDVDRYRIEDLAHASGATVRTIRAYQDRGLLPAPRRRGRANMYGDTHLSRLRQISDLLDRGYTLASIKELLEAWDTGRGLGGVLGLVAEARAPGTDERPARLTRAELDELFGGSPGEAALIEAVELGVLEPIAGRDDEFLVPSSQELSVAAELYAAGVPLSALSAHLRELRGQVEHIAVRFLEFAREHVFARYPVHPPTTDAEAAEAAALLRRLRPLAGQTVDAELARAMRLFAARHREQRRLAGEVELSRSGTRSVALPAGTVEALRSLVGEEGVSAFVTAAAERELQARTLDSLATTHSQRGQLDQMG; encoded by the coding sequence GTGTCCGAGAACGCAGGTACGTCGGGAGCCCGGGGCACGACCGGGGCCACGGACGTGGACCGGTACCGGATCGAGGACCTGGCGCACGCGAGCGGCGCCACGGTCCGCACCATCCGCGCCTACCAGGACCGCGGGCTGCTCCCCGCCCCGAGGCGGCGGGGCCGGGCCAACATGTACGGGGACACCCATCTGTCCCGGCTGCGCCAGATCTCGGATCTCCTCGACCGGGGCTACACCCTGGCCTCGATCAAGGAACTGCTGGAGGCGTGGGACACCGGGCGCGGACTCGGCGGGGTGCTGGGTCTGGTCGCCGAGGCGCGCGCCCCCGGCACCGACGAGCGGCCCGCCCGGCTCACCCGCGCCGAGCTGGACGAGTTGTTCGGCGGCTCCCCCGGCGAGGCGGCGCTCATCGAGGCGGTGGAGCTGGGGGTGCTGGAGCCGATCGCGGGCAGGGACGACGAGTTCCTCGTACCGAGCTCCCAAGAGTTGTCGGTGGCGGCCGAGTTGTACGCGGCGGGGGTGCCGCTGTCGGCTCTCTCCGCCCATCTGCGGGAACTTCGCGGCCAGGTCGAGCACATCGCCGTTCGTTTCCTGGAGTTCGCCAGGGAGCATGTCTTCGCGCGGTATCCGGTCCACCCGCCGACGACGGATGCGGAAGCCGCCGAGGCGGCAGCGCTCCTGCGGCGCCTGCGCCCCCTCGCCGGGCAGACCGTCGACGCCGAACTGGCTCGCGCCATGAGGTTGTTCGCCGCCCGGCACCGGGAGCAGCGCCGGTTGGCGGGCGAGGTGGAGCTGTCACGCTCCGGGACCCGGTCGGTGGCGCTGCCGGCCGGGACGGTCGAGGCTCTGCGGAGCCTGGTTGGCGAGGAGGGCGTCTCGGCCTTCGTCACCGCGGCGGCCGAACGGGAGTTACAGGCAAGGACGTTGGACAGCCTTGCCACAACCCACTCGCAGCGCGGACAACTTGATCAAATGGGCTGA
- the cydD gene encoding thiol reductant ABC exporter subunit CydD produces the protein MKPIDPRLLRYARATRRFLVALVLLGLAGAGLIVAQAVIVAEVVVGAFERGLDVSGLGTPLVLLGAVAVGRGLVAWLTERAAHRASAAVMSELRGRLLERAAELGPGWLSTRRTGSLVALATRGVDALDDYFARYLPQLGLAVVVPVAVLARIVTDDWVSAAVIVATLPLIPLFMVLIGWATQSRMDRQWQLLSRLSGHFLDVVAGLPTLKVFGRAKAQAESVREITSAYRRATLRTLRIAFLSSFALELLSTLSVALVAVGIGMRLVHGELDLATGLVVLILAPEAYLPLRQVGTQYHAAAEGLAAAEEVFAVLETDPATLSRTDPATGGRCTAEGAGPPRLELAGVTVRHEGRAEPSLDAATLVVEPGETVALVGPSGAGKTTLLNVLLGFTVPDEGHVRVGGRDLSALDLDRWRAQIAWVPQRPYLFAGTIAQNVRLARPDADDAVVRNALRDAGAYDFVSALPRGTETQLGEDGTGLSAGQRQRLALARAFLADRPVLLLDEPTAALDGETEAGIVAAIRRLAEGRTVILVIHRPALLPLADRVVELGGSGAPVDRPLGGGRTPGLRHGGGVSVTGTTDRTGGGSSIGTGAAGAGPDTGTTGTGTGGGATSGPGTGTGGGATSGPGTGTGGGATSGTGTGAAGGPSVFADQTAAPDTDARRGRGATPRPLARMRAAAGALRGRFVLALVLGSLALGSAVGLMAVSGWLISRASEQPPVLYLMVAVTATRAFGIGRAVFRYAERLVSHDAVLRMLADLRVSVYRRLERLAPAGLRHTRRGDLLTRLVADVDALQDYWLRWVLPVGSALLVGAGTVGFTTWLLPEAGAALAVGLLAAGVGVPLIGAAHARRAERRLAPARGLLATRVTELLEGCAELTVAGALRSRIRAARDADTALTAIASRGAAATALSGGLSALICGLTVTAAAYTGVGAVHDGRLPGVALAVVVLTPLAAFEAVAGLPLAVRYRQRAARSAERVCGVLDAPDPVREPERPAVTPESPFPLEVRGLSARYAGQERDALAGVDLTLTAGTRLAVVGPSGSGKTTLAQVLLRFLDAREGVVRLGGTDTATLDGDTVRRFVGLCAQDAHLFDSSVRENLALARRDATDDDLREALRRARLLDWVDTLPAGLDTLVGEHGARLSGGQRQRLALARALLADFPVLVLDEPAEHLDLPTADALTADLLAETEGRTTLLIAHRLQGLDAVDEVLVLDEGRVVQRGPYTDLIAVDGPLRTMREREREQRQGQARGQTRAVRVDQPS, from the coding sequence GTGAAACCAATCGATCCGCGTCTGCTGCGGTACGCACGGGCCACCCGGCGTTTCCTGGTGGCACTGGTGCTTCTGGGACTGGCCGGTGCCGGGCTGATCGTGGCTCAGGCGGTGATCGTCGCCGAAGTGGTGGTGGGGGCGTTCGAGCGCGGACTCGATGTCTCCGGGCTCGGTACGCCGCTGGTCCTGCTCGGCGCGGTCGCCGTCGGACGCGGACTGGTCGCGTGGCTGACCGAACGTGCCGCCCACCGGGCGAGCGCGGCGGTCATGTCCGAGCTGCGCGGGCGGCTGCTGGAGCGGGCCGCCGAGCTGGGACCCGGATGGCTGAGCACGCGGCGCACCGGCTCACTCGTCGCGCTGGCCACCCGTGGCGTGGACGCGCTGGACGACTACTTCGCGCGCTATCTGCCCCAGCTCGGTCTCGCGGTGGTGGTGCCGGTCGCCGTACTCGCGCGGATCGTCACCGACGACTGGGTGTCGGCGGCCGTCATCGTGGCGACCCTGCCGCTCATCCCGCTCTTCATGGTGCTCATCGGCTGGGCCACCCAGTCCCGGATGGACCGTCAGTGGCAGCTGCTGTCGCGGCTGTCGGGGCATTTCCTGGACGTGGTCGCCGGGCTGCCGACGCTGAAGGTCTTCGGCCGGGCGAAGGCACAGGCGGAGTCGGTGCGGGAGATCACCTCGGCGTACCGGCGGGCCACGCTCCGTACGCTGCGGATCGCCTTCCTGTCGTCCTTCGCGCTGGAACTGCTGTCGACCCTGTCGGTCGCCCTGGTGGCCGTGGGTATTGGGATGCGCCTGGTCCACGGGGAGTTGGACCTCGCCACCGGACTCGTCGTGCTCATCCTGGCCCCGGAGGCGTATCTGCCGCTGCGGCAGGTGGGCACGCAGTACCACGCGGCGGCGGAGGGGCTGGCGGCGGCGGAGGAGGTCTTCGCGGTGCTGGAGACGGACCCGGCGACCCTCTCCCGCACCGACCCGGCGACCGGGGGACGGTGTACGGCCGAGGGGGCGGGCCCGCCCCGGCTGGAGCTGGCGGGTGTGACGGTGCGCCACGAGGGCCGGGCCGAACCGTCCCTGGACGCGGCCACGCTGGTGGTCGAACCGGGGGAGACGGTCGCCCTGGTCGGCCCGAGCGGCGCGGGCAAGACGACCCTGCTGAACGTGCTGCTCGGCTTCACCGTGCCGGACGAGGGTCACGTACGGGTGGGCGGCAGGGACCTCTCCGCCCTCGACCTGGACCGCTGGCGCGCGCAGATCGCCTGGGTGCCGCAGCGCCCGTACCTCTTCGCGGGGACGATTGCCCAGAACGTACGCCTGGCCCGCCCGGACGCGGATGACGCCGTCGTACGGAACGCGCTGCGCGACGCGGGGGCGTACGACTTCGTGAGCGCGCTGCCCCGGGGGACGGAAACCCAACTGGGCGAGGACGGTACGGGCCTGTCGGCGGGGCAGCGTCAACGCCTCGCACTGGCGCGCGCGTTCCTGGCGGACCGTCCGGTGCTGCTGCTGGACGAGCCCACGGCGGCACTGGACGGCGAGACGGAGGCGGGCATCGTGGCGGCGATCCGCCGCCTGGCGGAGGGCCGCACCGTGATCCTGGTGATCCACCGCCCGGCGCTGCTGCCCCTGGCGGACCGAGTGGTCGAACTGGGCGGTTCCGGTGCGCCGGTGGACCGGCCCTTGGGTGGCGGGCGGACACCGGGGCTCCGGCACGGGGGCGGCGTTTCCGTTACGGGGACCACTGACCGTACCGGCGGCGGCAGCAGCATCGGTACGGGAGCGGCCGGCGCAGGCCCAGACACCGGCACCACAGGCACAGGCACCGGCGGCGGCGCCACCTCCGGTCCAGGCACAGGCACCGGCGGCGGCGCCACCTCCGGTCCAGGCACAGGCACCGGCGGCGGCGCCACCTCCGGTACAGGCACAGGCGCCGCCGGGGGCCCGTCCGTGTTCGCGGACCAGACCGCCGCCCCGGACACTGACGCACGCCGGGGACGCGGCGCCACACCACGCCCGCTCGCCCGGATGCGCGCCGCCGCCGGGGCCCTGCGAGGTCGGTTCGTACTCGCGCTGGTGCTCGGGAGCCTGGCACTCGGGTCCGCCGTCGGGCTGATGGCCGTCTCCGGATGGCTCATCTCACGGGCGTCCGAGCAGCCACCGGTGCTGTATCTGATGGTCGCCGTGACCGCGACCCGCGCCTTCGGGATCGGGCGCGCCGTCTTCCGCTACGCCGAGCGGCTCGTCTCCCACGACGCGGTGCTCCGGATGCTCGCCGACCTGCGCGTCTCCGTCTACCGACGGCTCGAACGGCTCGCCCCCGCCGGGCTGCGCCACACCCGGCGCGGGGATCTGCTCACCCGGCTCGTCGCCGACGTCGACGCCCTCCAGGACTACTGGCTGCGCTGGGTGCTCCCGGTCGGCTCCGCCCTGCTCGTCGGCGCGGGCACCGTCGGCTTCACCACCTGGCTGCTGCCCGAGGCGGGCGCCGCGCTGGCCGTCGGCCTGCTCGCGGCAGGCGTCGGCGTGCCGCTGATCGGCGCCGCCCACGCGCGCCGCGCCGAACGGCGGCTCGCCCCCGCGCGCGGCCTGCTCGCCACCCGGGTCACCGAACTCCTCGAAGGCTGCGCCGAACTGACGGTCGCCGGCGCCCTGCGGAGCCGTATCCGCGCGGCGCGCGACGCCGACACGGCCCTCACGGCCATCGCCTCGCGCGGCGCCGCCGCCACCGCACTGAGCGGCGGCCTGTCCGCGCTTATCTGCGGCCTGACGGTGACCGCCGCCGCGTACACCGGTGTCGGGGCCGTGCACGACGGGCGGCTGCCGGGAGTCGCGCTCGCCGTTGTCGTCCTGACGCCGCTCGCCGCGTTCGAGGCCGTGGCCGGGCTGCCGCTCGCGGTGCGGTACCGGCAGCGGGCCGCGCGCAGCGCCGAGCGGGTGTGCGGGGTACTGGACGCGCCCGACCCCGTACGGGAGCCCGAGCGGCCTGCCGTCACTCCCGAATCGCCGTTCCCACTGGAGGTACGGGGGCTCTCGGCCCGGTACGCGGGGCAGGAGCGCGACGCGCTCGCCGGGGTCGACCTGACCCTGACCGCCGGGACACGGCTCGCCGTGGTGGGTCCTTCCGGCTCGGGCAAGACGACGCTCGCCCAGGTGCTGCTGCGTTTCCTCGACGCGCGCGAGGGCGTCGTCCGGCTCGGCGGGACGGACACGGCCACGCTGGACGGCGACACGGTGCGGCGGTTCGTCGGGTTGTGCGCGCAGGACGCGCACCTGTTCGACAGTTCCGTACGCGAGAACCTCGCCCTCGCCCGCCGGGACGCGACCGACGACGACCTGCGCGAGGCGCTGCGCCGGGCCCGCCTGCTGGACTGGGTCGACACGCTGCCCGCCGGACTGGACACCCTCGTCGGCGAGCACGGCGCGCGGCTCTCCGGCGGCCAGCGCCAGCGTCTGGCGCTGGCACGGGCGCTTCTCGCCGACTTCCCCGTCCTGGTGCTGGACGAGCCCGCCGAACACCTCGATCTCCCGACGGCCGACGCGCTGACGGCGGACCTGCTGGCGGAGACGGAAGGGCGGACGACCCTGCTGATCGCCCACCGGCTCCAGGGGCTCGACGCGGTGGACGAGGTGCTGGTGCTCGACGAGGGGCGGGTGGTGCAGCGGGGCCCGTACACCGATCTGATCGCGGTGGACGGTCCATTGCGCACGATGCGCGAGCGCGAACGAGAGCAGCGGCAGGGGCAGGCCCGGGGGCAGACGCGGGCCGTACGGGTCGATCAGCCGTCCTGA
- the cydB gene encoding cytochrome d ubiquinol oxidase subunit II — protein sequence MELHDVWFVLIAVLWTGYFFLEGFDFGIGVLTKLLARDRKERRVLINTIGPVWDGNEVWLLSAGGATFAAFPEWYATLFSGFYLPLLLILICLIVRGVAFEYRAKRPEERWQRDWEHAIFWTSLLPAVLWGVAFGNIVRGVKIDADMEYVGGLTDLLNPYALLGGLVTLTLFTFHGAVFAALKTVGDIRVRARKLAFGLGLLTAVAVLGFLGWTQADSGDGVSLGALVVAVVALAGAVVAIRMGREGWSFALSGLTIVAAVAMLFLTLFPNVMPSSLDPAWSLTVTNASSTPYTLTIMTWCAGIATPLVVLYQGWTYWVFRKRIGTQHIADIQHIADTQHNAGPRPLQAPGTSPTRTTTTDAHH from the coding sequence ATGGAACTCCACGACGTCTGGTTCGTCCTGATCGCCGTCCTGTGGACCGGCTACTTCTTCCTTGAGGGCTTCGACTTCGGGATCGGTGTCCTGACGAAACTCCTCGCGCGCGACCGCAAGGAACGCAGGGTCCTCATCAACACCATCGGCCCCGTCTGGGACGGCAACGAGGTGTGGCTGCTGTCGGCGGGCGGCGCGACCTTCGCGGCGTTCCCCGAGTGGTACGCCACCCTCTTCTCCGGCTTCTATCTGCCGCTGCTGCTCATCCTGATCTGTCTGATCGTGCGCGGAGTCGCCTTCGAGTACCGGGCCAAGCGTCCCGAGGAGCGCTGGCAGCGCGACTGGGAGCACGCGATCTTCTGGACCTCGCTGCTGCCGGCGGTGCTCTGGGGCGTGGCCTTCGGGAACATCGTGCGCGGCGTGAAGATCGACGCCGACATGGAGTACGTGGGCGGCCTGACCGACCTGCTCAACCCGTACGCGCTCCTCGGCGGGCTGGTGACGCTGACCCTCTTCACCTTCCACGGCGCGGTGTTCGCCGCCCTCAAGACGGTGGGGGACATCCGGGTGCGGGCGCGGAAGCTGGCCTTCGGGCTGGGGCTGCTCACGGCCGTGGCGGTGCTCGGGTTCCTCGGGTGGACACAGGCCGACAGCGGGGACGGCGTGAGCCTGGGCGCCCTCGTGGTCGCGGTGGTGGCGCTGGCCGGCGCGGTCGTGGCGATCAGGATGGGGCGGGAGGGGTGGTCGTTCGCGCTCTCCGGACTCACGATCGTGGCCGCAGTGGCGATGCTCTTCCTGACGCTCTTCCCGAATGTCATGCCGTCGTCGCTCGACCCGGCGTGGAGCCTGACGGTGACCAACGCGTCCTCGACGCCGTACACCCTCACGATCATGACCTGGTGCGCGGGCATCGCGACGCCGCTGGTGGTGCTCTACCAGGGCTGGACGTACTGGGTCTTCCGCAAGCGCATCGGCACCCAGCACATCGCCGATATCCAGCACATCGCGGACACCCAGCACAATGCCGGACCCCGCCCATTGCAGGCCCCCGGCACCTCGCCGACGCGTACCACCACGACTGACGCGCACCACTAG
- a CDS encoding LLM class flavin-dependent oxidoreductase, with protein sequence MSLRLSTVILPVDRWHKGGRATWQRAEELGFHTAYTYDHLSWRTFRDGPWFGALPTLTAAATVTERLRLGTLVTSPNFRHPVTLAKELISLDDISDGRVTLGIGAGGNGFDATALGQEAWTPRERADRFGEFVPQLDRLLTEGAVTQQGGFYSAVEARNLPGCVQRPRLPFAVAATGPRGLGLAARYGQAWVTTGDPKLFDEGTPAQSDEALRGQVAKLGAACEAIGRDAAELDRILLTAFTPDRSTMLDSVGAFVDFAGRQREIGFTEIVLHWPIPDSDFAVDQDVFERVATEAADQLR encoded by the coding sequence ATGAGTCTGCGTCTGAGCACCGTGATCCTCCCCGTCGACCGCTGGCACAAGGGAGGCCGGGCGACGTGGCAGCGTGCCGAGGAGCTCGGCTTTCACACGGCGTACACCTACGACCATCTCTCCTGGCGCACCTTCCGCGACGGCCCGTGGTTCGGCGCCCTGCCCACCCTCACCGCCGCCGCCACGGTGACCGAACGCCTCCGGCTGGGCACCCTCGTCACGTCGCCGAACTTCCGCCACCCCGTGACGCTCGCCAAGGAACTGATCTCGCTCGACGACATCTCCGACGGGCGCGTCACGCTCGGCATCGGTGCCGGCGGCAACGGCTTCGACGCCACGGCGCTCGGGCAGGAGGCGTGGACACCGCGCGAGCGGGCGGACCGCTTCGGCGAATTCGTGCCCCAGCTCGATCGCCTGCTCACCGAGGGCGCGGTCACCCAACAGGGCGGCTTCTACTCGGCGGTCGAGGCCAGGAATCTGCCGGGTTGTGTACAGCGCCCCCGCCTCCCCTTCGCCGTCGCCGCGACAGGCCCGCGCGGCCTCGGACTCGCCGCACGGTACGGCCAGGCGTGGGTGACCACCGGCGACCCGAAACTCTTCGACGAGGGCACCCCCGCGCAGTCGGACGAAGCGCTGCGCGGGCAGGTCGCGAAGCTCGGCGCGGCGTGCGAGGCGATCGGCCGCGACGCGGCTGAGCTGGACAGGATCCTGCTCACCGCCTTCACGCCGGACCGGTCCACGATGCTCGACTCGGTCGGCGCCTTCGTGGACTTCGCGGGCCGGCAGCGGGAGATCGGCTTCACCGAGATCGTGCTCCACTGGCCGATCCCCGACTCGGACTTCGCCGTGGACCAGGACGTCTTCGAGCGCGTCGCGACCGAGGCGGCCGACCAGCTGCGCTGA
- a CDS encoding metal-dependent hydrolase gives MAPRRVSFDWHGTPLHWIPDEPTATHVVNVLHLLLPAGERWFVRVFGEALPLVDDPVLLGQVKGFMGQEATHSVQHTYVLRHLAEQGLDTEPYTRHVDLLFGKLLGEKPPFGVPWPARDWLRFRLAIVAAIEQFTAVLGDWVLRAEALDRAGADGVMLDLLRWHGAEEVEHRSVAFDMYEHCGGPGPVRYARRLETMLVTAPVMLWLWGWGAAYLIRHDPSLGGRSRYSLREHNRAVAKGLLPTWRELGAAVPRYLRRSYHPSHEGSLRRAVDYLAASPAARAAAGAAGRSTTRHTVPEPWEG, from the coding sequence ATCGCGCCCCGGCGGGTGTCCTTCGACTGGCACGGGACCCCGCTGCACTGGATACCGGACGAGCCGACCGCCACGCATGTCGTCAACGTGCTGCATCTGCTGCTCCCGGCGGGTGAGCGGTGGTTCGTCAGGGTCTTCGGGGAGGCGCTGCCCCTGGTGGACGATCCGGTGCTGCTCGGGCAGGTCAAGGGCTTCATGGGACAGGAGGCGACGCACAGCGTGCAGCACACGTACGTGCTGCGCCACCTCGCGGAGCAGGGGCTGGACACCGAGCCGTACACCCGGCACGTCGACCTGCTCTTCGGGAAACTTCTCGGGGAGAAGCCGCCGTTCGGTGTGCCGTGGCCGGCGCGGGACTGGCTGCGCTTCCGGCTGGCGATCGTCGCCGCGATCGAGCAGTTCACGGCCGTGCTGGGCGACTGGGTGCTCCGTGCGGAGGCGCTGGACCGGGCGGGGGCGGACGGGGTGATGCTCGATCTGCTGCGCTGGCACGGCGCCGAGGAGGTCGAACACCGGTCGGTGGCCTTCGACATGTACGAGCACTGCGGTGGCCCCGGTCCGGTGCGTTACGCCCGCCGGCTGGAGACGATGCTCGTCACCGCGCCGGTGATGCTCTGGCTGTGGGGGTGGGGAGCGGCGTATCTGATCCGGCACGACCCGAGCCTCGGGGGCCGGTCGCGCTACTCGCTCCGCGAGCACAACCGCGCCGTCGCCAAGGGCCTGTTGCCGACCTGGCGCGAGCTGGGGGCGGCCGTACCCCGGTACTTACGGCGGTCCTACCATCCCTCGCACGAGGGTTCGCTCCGCAGGGCGGTCGACTATCTCGCGGCCTCGCCCGCGGCCCGCGCGGCAGCCGGGGCGGCCGGCCGGTCCACCACGCGGCACACCGTTCCTGAGCCCTGGGAGGGGTGA
- a CDS encoding sensor histidine kinase produces MTAPDPRDHPDADAARRLQGLSTELTARVPQLLEAMRSVGTGLELRSTLDRICETAARLTGARYAALGVVDETGRGLSDFVTYGVDEATARRIGHRPDGRTGLLGALIRHPEPIRLTDLGHDSRAAGFPPHHPVMRSFLGVPIRVQGETLGNLYFAEKRDGAEFTDHDQHLARVLATEAGLAIGNARLYEAARRRERWIDGSVAVTTALLSGEDVAHPEHPEHPDPTAPTDGDADADYTAHARHALTVVAEQARKLADSAAGVVLLPTSDGDLEIAAVSSDNPDASIGTRITGQSEVVAQLLAGESVYVEDSSTDPRLISPLSAHFGPSMLLPLHSDGRVLGVLATPRHIGARPFTESERALGAQFASQAALALMMAEAQRDRERLAVFEDRDRIARDLHDLVIQRLYATGMMLETAQRRSAVPEVRAGVGKAVDELDVTIQEIRTAIFALQQGPAEAPSGLRTRVLREINMAAVPLGFRPTHRFAGAVDSSVGDLTGKNLIAALREALSNAFRHARASRIEVTVDASAHLPDGTPAVRLSVADDGVGIPDGGRRSGLRNLRRRAESLGGSSEVGPGLAPDGGGTTVIWQAPL; encoded by the coding sequence ATGACAGCCCCCGACCCCCGGGACCACCCCGACGCCGACGCGGCTCGCCGTCTCCAGGGCCTGTCCACCGAACTCACCGCGCGCGTCCCGCAACTGCTCGAAGCCATGCGCTCCGTCGGCACCGGACTCGAACTGCGCTCCACCCTCGACCGGATCTGCGAGACGGCGGCCCGTCTCACCGGGGCCCGTTACGCGGCGCTCGGCGTCGTGGACGAGACGGGCCGCGGTCTCTCCGACTTCGTCACGTACGGCGTGGACGAGGCCACCGCCCGGCGGATCGGCCACCGCCCGGACGGCCGCACCGGGCTGCTCGGCGCACTCATCCGCCACCCCGAACCCATCCGTCTCACCGACCTCGGCCACGACTCGCGCGCGGCCGGTTTTCCGCCCCACCACCCCGTGATGCGCTCGTTCCTCGGCGTCCCCATCCGCGTCCAGGGCGAGACACTGGGGAATCTGTATTTCGCCGAGAAGCGCGACGGCGCCGAATTCACCGACCACGACCAGCACTTGGCGCGGGTCCTCGCCACCGAAGCGGGCCTGGCGATCGGCAACGCCCGGCTGTACGAGGCGGCCCGGCGGCGCGAACGCTGGATCGACGGCTCGGTCGCCGTCACCACGGCCCTGCTGTCCGGCGAGGACGTCGCTCACCCCGAACACCCCGAACACCCCGACCCCACCGCCCCCACGGACGGCGACGCCGACGCCGACTACACCGCACACGCCCGCCACGCCCTGACCGTCGTCGCCGAACAGGCCCGCAAACTCGCCGACTCGGCCGCGGGCGTCGTCCTGCTGCCCACCTCCGACGGGGATCTGGAGATCGCCGCCGTCTCCTCCGACAACCCCGACGCCTCCATCGGCACCCGGATCACCGGACAGAGCGAGGTGGTCGCCCAACTGCTGGCGGGCGAATCCGTCTACGTGGAGGACTCCAGCACCGACCCGCGCCTGATCTCCCCGCTCTCCGCCCATTTCGGCCCGAGCATGCTGCTGCCGCTGCACAGCGACGGGCGGGTGCTCGGCGTCCTCGCGACCCCGCGCCATATCGGCGCACGCCCCTTCACCGAGTCGGAACGCGCCCTCGGCGCCCAGTTCGCCTCGCAGGCCGCCCTCGCCCTCATGATGGCCGAGGCGCAGCGCGACCGGGAACGGCTCGCGGTGTTCGAGGACCGCGACCGGATCGCCCGCGACCTGCACGATCTGGTCATCCAGCGCCTGTACGCCACCGGGATGATGCTGGAGACCGCGCAGCGGCGGTCGGCCGTGCCCGAGGTCCGCGCGGGTGTCGGCAAGGCGGTGGACGAACTGGACGTCACCATCCAGGAGATCCGTACGGCCATCTTCGCGCTGCAACAGGGCCCGGCCGAGGCGCCGTCCGGGCTGCGCACCCGCGTCCTGCGCGAGATCAACATGGCGGCCGTGCCGCTCGGCTTCCGGCCGACCCACCGTTTCGCCGGCGCGGTCGACTCGTCCGTCGGCGATCTCACCGGCAAGAACCTCATCGCGGCGCTCCGCGAGGCCCTGTCCAACGCCTTCCGGCACGCACGGGCGTCGCGGATCGAGGTCACGGTGGACGCGAGCGCCCACCTGCCGGACGGCACACCCGCCGTACGGCTGTCCGTCGCCGACGACGGGGTGGGCATCCCGGACGGCGGCCGGCGCAGCGGTCTGCGCAACCTGCGGCGGCGCGCCGAGTCACTGGGCGGATCGAGCGAGGTCGGACCGGGCCTCGCCCCGGACGGCGGCGGCACGACGGTGATCTGGCAGGCGCCGCTGTAG